The following proteins are encoded in a genomic region of Arachis stenosperma cultivar V10309 chromosome 4, arast.V10309.gnm1.PFL2, whole genome shotgun sequence:
- the LOC130975398 gene encoding uncharacterized protein LOC130975398 — protein MRYDGTKDPQEHLTAFEARMNLEGVGDAVKCRAFPVTLAGSAIRWFNALPQGSITAFADISQSILARFTTRIAKAKYPINLLGIIQKPGEPTRKFLDRFNDECLEIDDLTDSVASLCLTNGLLNEDFRKHLTTKPVWSMQEIQSVAKEYINDEEVSQVVVANKWQLPNCSTRQAPQVDRYKEAPRDGTLAKQSKQPPRAGRFTNYTPLTAPIVEVYQQIADKGILSRPRPLKEKTGGNKSLYCDYHKGFGHKIQDCFYLKDALE, from the coding sequence ATGAGGTACGATGGGACTAAGGATCCCCAGGAGCACCTCACGGCTTTTGAAGCAAGAATGAATTTGGAAGGAGTAGGCGACGCGGTCAAATGCCGAGCATTCCCTGTGACGCTGGCCGGCTCAGCGATCCGATGGTTCAACGCGCTCCCACAAGGATCCATCACGGCCTTTGCGGACATCTCCCAGAGCATCTTGGCTCGGTTCACGACACGTATAGCCAAGGCAAAGTACCCAATTAACTTACTAGGGATTATCCAAAAACCCGGGGAGCCAACCAGGAAGTTCCTGGATAGattcaacgacgaatgcttggAGATCGACGACCTTACGGACTCAGTCGCTAGTCTCTGCCTAACGAACGGCCTGCTAAACGAGGACTTTAGGAAGCACCTCACTACCAAGCCTGTCTGGTCCATGCAGGAAATTCAAAGCGTGGCCAAGGAATACATCAATGATGAGGAGGTGAGTCAGGTTGTAGTAGCCAACAAATGGCAGCTCCCAAACTGCTCAACTCGGCAGGCCCCCCAGGTCGACAGGTACAAGGAAGCTCCCAGGGATGGCACCCTAGCCAAGCAATCCAAGCAACCCCCACGGGCAGGAAGGTTCACAAACTACACGCCACTCACGGCGCCCATAGTAGAGGTTTACCAACAAATTGCAGACAAGGGAATACTATCCAGACCTAGACCATTGAAAGAAAAAACGGGAGGCAACAAAAGCCTTTACTGTGATTATCACAAGGGATTCGGTCACAAAATCCAAGACTGCTTCTACCTCAAAGATGCCTTAGAGTAG